From a region of the Salarias fasciatus chromosome 6, fSalaFa1.1, whole genome shotgun sequence genome:
- the znf207b gene encoding BUB3-interacting and GLEBS motif-containing protein ZNF207b: protein MGRKKKKQMKPWCWYCNRDFDDEKILIQHQKAKHFKCHICHKKLYTGPGLAIHCMQVHKETIDSVPNAIPGRTDIELEIYGMEGIPEKDMQERRRTLEQKSQESQKKRGNNQDDSDEDDDDEAGPSVPQVSAVQPQAAPMAQPGMPAVAAAHAMAPGAYQGMPPMMPGVPPMMHGMPPAMHGMPPGMMPMGGMMPPMMPGMPGIPPGIPPHMAPRPGMPHMAPVPAAGPIPSRPVIPAAQPAVAKPLFPSAAQAQHSVPGAAASNSHNTVASSDPPKATFPAYTQPSVSSSSSTSSNPSSSTVAKPPATVTSKPATLTTTSATSKLIHPDEDISLEEMKAQLPRYQRLIPRPGQALAAAPPVAAVGGIMPPQQGMPPQQPGMRHPMHGQYGGPPQALPGYMPAGMPPYAQGPPMVPPYQGGPPLGMRPPVMSPAGRY from the exons ATGGGgcgaaaaaagaagaagcagatgaagCCATGGTGCTG GTACTGCAACAGAGACTTTGACGATGAGAAGATCCTCATTCAGCATCAGAAGGCAAAGCATTTTAAATGCCATATCTGCCACAAGAAGTTGTACACTGGACCTGGCCTGGCTATCCACTGTATGCAG GTGCATAAAGAGACAATTGACAGTGTACCAAATGCAATTCCTGGAAGAACAGACATCGAGCTGGAAATCTACGGCATGGAGGGAATCCCAGAGAAAGATAtgcaggaaagaagaagaacattAGAACAGAAATCACAAG AAAGCCAAAAGAAGAGGGGAAACAACCAAGATGACTCCGATgaggatgacgatgatgaaGCAGGGCCGTCGGTTCCGCAGGTCTCTGCAGTTCAGCCACAAGCTGCTCCAATGGCCCAACCTGGAATgcctgctgtggctgctgctcaCGCCATGGCTCCTGGAGCATATCAAG GAATGCCTCCCATGATGCCTGGCGTCCCTCCCATGATGCACGGCATGCCTCCTGCAATGCATGGAATGCCACCAGG TATGATGCCAATGGGTGGGATGATGCCTCCCATGATGCCAGGCATGCCCGGCATTCCTCCAG GAATTCCACCTCACATGGCTCCGAGGCCCGGGATGCCCCACATGGCCCCGGTTCCTGCAGCAGGACCAATTCCCAGTCGACCGGTGATACCAGCAGCCCAGCCCGCCGTCGCCAAACCTCTCTTCCCCAGCGCAGCACAG GCCCAGCACAGTGTTcccggagctgcagcttcaaatTCCCACAACACTGTCGCCTCTTCTGACCCTCCCAAAGCAACTTTCCCTGCCTACACCCAgccctctgtctcctcttcctcttccacctctTCTAATCCCTCTAGCAGCACTGTGGCCAAACCCCCGGCCACAGTGACCAGTAAGCCTGCCACCCTCACCACCACGAGTGCAACTAGTAAGTTGATCCACCCTGATGAGGATATCTCACTG GAAGAGATGAAGGCCCAGCTGCCGCGCTACCAGCGCCTCATACCCAGGCCGGGTCAGGCCCTGGCGGCTGCTCCCCCGGTGGCAGCCGTGGGCGGCATCATGCCCCCACAGCAAGGCATGCCTCCACAGCAGCCTGGCATGAGGCATCCCATGCATG GGCAGTACGggggcccccctcaggccctgcCCGGCTACATGCCCGCAGGGATGCCTCCATACGCGCAGGGTCCTCCCATGGTGCCCCCCTACCAGGGAGGCCCCCCCCTGGGTATGAGGCCGCCCGTCATGTCTCCAGCTGGACGCTACTGA